From the genome of Papaver somniferum cultivar HN1 chromosome 2, ASM357369v1, whole genome shotgun sequence, one region includes:
- the LOC113347625 gene encoding DNA (cytosine-5)-methyltransferase DRM2-like isoform X5: MHNKGFCGMGSNVDNEGSDSFGWDTEDEQELMLPSSASPTCFGNGFVGCSDEASSSAGPSTKLISHFVGMGFSRDMVLMAIDENGEANTDAILETLLTYSALEKSPPKTEHVACEGEQFASEWSSSESAGDFLDDFSDEDYLGSEDNDENLSEMERTLKQLVGMGYPAAEAAIAIERCGQDASIMELTDFLCAAQMAKAADALLEELPRFGSNEGEQRRNYFNGDPRKKKRFYADDNWERKRQKQRVRRRDPDEEIDTTIIPNPMVGFGIPGEPWRARHQRTLPDEAIGPPYFYYENVALAPKGVWSTISRYLFEIEPEFVDSKYFSAAARKRGYIHNLPIGNRFPLLPIPPQTIHEALPMTKRWWPTWDSRTKLNCLQTCLASAQLTDRLRKAVEDYNDNPPLNIQKYVMEQCRKWNLVWVGKNKVAPLEPDEIESLLGFAKNHTRGGGISRTERLKGLGNSFQVDTVAYHLSALKDMYPNGMTVLSLFSGIGGAEVALYRLGIHLKTVVSVEISETSRNILRSWWESTNQSGNLIDIDDVQKLDADKLEQLINSFGGFDLVIGGSPCNNLSGSNRVSRDGLEAHL; this comes from the exons ATGCATAACAAAGGCTTTTGCGGAATG GGTTCGAATGTGGATAACGAAGGTAGTGATAGTTTTGGTTGGGATACCGAAGATGAGCAAGAACTTATGTTGCCGTCCAGTGCGAGTCCAACATGTTTTGGTAATGGTTTTGTAGGATGTTCTGATGAG GCAAGTTCATCTGCTGGGCCTTCTACTAAGTTGATCTCACACTTTGTTGGAATGGGTTTCTCAAGAGACATGGTATTGATGGCAATCGATGAAAATG GAGAAGCAAATACGGACGCAATACTGGAGACCCTGCTAACGTATTCA GCTCTTGAGAAGTCTCCGCCAAAAACGGAACATGTTGCTTGTGAAGGAGAACAATTTGCGTCAGAATGGAGTTCTTCTGAAAGTGCAGGGGATTTTTTGGATGATTTCTCAGATGAGGATTATCTCGGGAGCGAG GACAACGATGAGAATCTGTCAGAGATGGAGAGGACTTTAAAGCAGCTCGTGGGTATGGGTTACCCTGCAGCTGAGGCTGCAATTGCTATTGAAAGATGTG GCCAAGATGCTTCAATTATGGAGCTGACTGATTTTTTATGTGCTGCTCAAATGGCCAAGGCAGCAGATGCTCTATTGGAGGAGCTACCTCGTTTTGGTTCCAATGAAGGAGAG CAACGACGAAATTACTTCAATGGTGATCCACGTAAGAAGAAAAGATTTTATGCAGATGATAATTGGGAAAGAAAAAGACAGAAACAACGAGTAAGACGTAGAGATCCAGATGAAGAGATAGATACCACCATTATACCAAATCCTATGGTTGGTTTTGGAATTCCAGGTGAACCTTGGCGGGCAAGACATCAAAGAACACTTCCAGATGAAGCTATTGGACCACCGTACTTCTATTATGAGAATGTAGCTCTTGCCCCAAAAGGTGTTTGGAGCACGATTTCTCGTTACTTATTTGAGATTGAGCCAGAGTTTGTAGATTCAAAGTACTTCAGTGCAGCAGCCAGAAAAAGAGGCTACATACATAATCTTCCAATTGGCAATAGGTTTCCTCTTTTACCGATTCCCCCACAGACAATCCATGAAGCATTGCCGATGACAAAAAGGTGGTGGCCTACATGGGATTCTCGAACAAAGTTGAATTGTTTACAAACGTGTTTGGCGAGTGCACAATTGACTGACAGGTTGCGCAAGGCTGTTGAGGATTATAATGATAACCCACCTCTTAATATCCAAAAGTATGTAATGGAGCAATGCAGAAAGTGGAATTTAGTTTGGGTTGGAAAAAACAAAGTTGCTCCTCTTGAGCCGGACGAGATAGAGTCTTTATTAGGTTTTGCTAAAAACCACACACGCGGAGGTGGAATCAGTAGGACGGAAAGATTAAAAGGACTTGGCAATTCCTTTCAG GTTGACACCGTTGCCTACCATCTTTCGGCCTTGAAGGATATGTACCCAAACGGCATGACAGTCCTCTCGCTTTTCTCTGGTATTGGCGGTGCCGAAGTTGCTCTATATCGGCTTGGTATCCATTTGAAAACAGTTGTTTCTGTTGAAATTTCAGAAACAAGTAGAAACATTCTTCGTAGTTGGTGGGAGTCTACAAATCAAAGTGGAAATCTGATTGATATCGATGATGTGCAAAAATTAGACGCTGATAAGTTAGAGCAATTGATCAACTCATTTGGCGGATTTGATTTAGTAATTGGAGGAAGCCCGTGTAACAATTTAAGTGGCAGTAACCGAGTGAGTCGAGATGGGCTTGAGG
- the LOC113347625 gene encoding DNA (cytosine-5)-methyltransferase DRM2-like isoform X3, whose amino-acid sequence MHNKGFCGMGSNVDNEGSDSFGWDTEDEQELMLPSSASPTCFGNGFVGCSDEASSSAGPSTKLISHFVGMGFSRDMVLMAIDENGEANTDAILETLLTYSALEKSPPKTEHVACEGEQFASEWSSSESAGDFLDDFSDEDYLGSEDNDENLSEMERTLKQLVGMGYPAAEAAIAIERCGQDASIMELTDFLCAAQMAKAADALLEELPRFGSNEGEQRRNYFNGDPRKKKRFYADDNWERKRQKQRVRRRDPDEEIDTTIIPNPMVGFGIPGEPWRARHQRTLPDEAIGPPYFYYENVALAPKGVWSTISRYLFEIEPEFVDSKYFSAAARKRGYIHNLPIGNRFPLLPIPPQTIHEALPMTKRWWPTWDSRTKLNCLQTCLASAQLTDRLRKAVEDYNDNPPLNIQKYVMEQCRKWNLVWVGKNKVAPLEPDEIESLLGFAKNHTRGGGISRTERLKGLGNSFQVDTVAYHLSALKDMYPNGMTVLSLFSGIGGAEVALYRLGIHLKTVVSVEISETSRNILRSWWESTNQSGNLIDIDDVQKLDADKLEQLINSFGGFDLVIGGSPCNNLSGSNRVSRDGLEGGVVGQLPGGGLCSLIFFSTVTDYNNLQAQGFR is encoded by the exons ATGCATAACAAAGGCTTTTGCGGAATG GGTTCGAATGTGGATAACGAAGGTAGTGATAGTTTTGGTTGGGATACCGAAGATGAGCAAGAACTTATGTTGCCGTCCAGTGCGAGTCCAACATGTTTTGGTAATGGTTTTGTAGGATGTTCTGATGAG GCAAGTTCATCTGCTGGGCCTTCTACTAAGTTGATCTCACACTTTGTTGGAATGGGTTTCTCAAGAGACATGGTATTGATGGCAATCGATGAAAATG GAGAAGCAAATACGGACGCAATACTGGAGACCCTGCTAACGTATTCA GCTCTTGAGAAGTCTCCGCCAAAAACGGAACATGTTGCTTGTGAAGGAGAACAATTTGCGTCAGAATGGAGTTCTTCTGAAAGTGCAGGGGATTTTTTGGATGATTTCTCAGATGAGGATTATCTCGGGAGCGAG GACAACGATGAGAATCTGTCAGAGATGGAGAGGACTTTAAAGCAGCTCGTGGGTATGGGTTACCCTGCAGCTGAGGCTGCAATTGCTATTGAAAGATGTG GCCAAGATGCTTCAATTATGGAGCTGACTGATTTTTTATGTGCTGCTCAAATGGCCAAGGCAGCAGATGCTCTATTGGAGGAGCTACCTCGTTTTGGTTCCAATGAAGGAGAG CAACGACGAAATTACTTCAATGGTGATCCACGTAAGAAGAAAAGATTTTATGCAGATGATAATTGGGAAAGAAAAAGACAGAAACAACGAGTAAGACGTAGAGATCCAGATGAAGAGATAGATACCACCATTATACCAAATCCTATGGTTGGTTTTGGAATTCCAGGTGAACCTTGGCGGGCAAGACATCAAAGAACACTTCCAGATGAAGCTATTGGACCACCGTACTTCTATTATGAGAATGTAGCTCTTGCCCCAAAAGGTGTTTGGAGCACGATTTCTCGTTACTTATTTGAGATTGAGCCAGAGTTTGTAGATTCAAAGTACTTCAGTGCAGCAGCCAGAAAAAGAGGCTACATACATAATCTTCCAATTGGCAATAGGTTTCCTCTTTTACCGATTCCCCCACAGACAATCCATGAAGCATTGCCGATGACAAAAAGGTGGTGGCCTACATGGGATTCTCGAACAAAGTTGAATTGTTTACAAACGTGTTTGGCGAGTGCACAATTGACTGACAGGTTGCGCAAGGCTGTTGAGGATTATAATGATAACCCACCTCTTAATATCCAAAAGTATGTAATGGAGCAATGCAGAAAGTGGAATTTAGTTTGGGTTGGAAAAAACAAAGTTGCTCCTCTTGAGCCGGACGAGATAGAGTCTTTATTAGGTTTTGCTAAAAACCACACACGCGGAGGTGGAATCAGTAGGACGGAAAGATTAAAAGGACTTGGCAATTCCTTTCAG GTTGACACCGTTGCCTACCATCTTTCGGCCTTGAAGGATATGTACCCAAACGGCATGACAGTCCTCTCGCTTTTCTCTGGTATTGGCGGTGCCGAAGTTGCTCTATATCGGCTTGGTATCCATTTGAAAACAGTTGTTTCTGTTGAAATTTCAGAAACAAGTAGAAACATTCTTCGTAGTTGGTGGGAGTCTACAAATCAAAGTGGAAATCTGATTGATATCGATGATGTGCAAAAATTAGACGCTGATAAGTTAGAGCAATTGATCAACTCATTTGGCGGATTTGATTTAGTAATTGGAGGAAGCCCGTGTAACAATTTAAGTGGCAGTAACCGAGTGAGTCGAGATGGGCTTGAGG
- the LOC113347625 gene encoding DNA (cytosine-5)-methyltransferase DRM2-like isoform X4, giving the protein MHNKGFCGMGSNVDNEGSDSFGWDTEDEQELMLPSSASPTCFGNGFVGCSDEASSSAGPSTKLISHFVGMGFSRDMVLMAIDENGEANTDAILETLLTYSALEKSPPKTEHVACEGEQFASEWSSSESAGDFLDDFSDEDYLGSEDNDENLSEMERTLKQLVGMGYPAAEAAIAIERCGQDASIMELTDFLCAAQMAKAADALLEELPRFGSNEGEQRRNYFNGDPRKKKRFYADDNWERKRQKQRVRRRDPDEEIDTTIIPNPMVGFGIPGEPWRARHQRTLPDEAIGPPYFYYENVALAPKGVWSTISRYLFEIEPEFVDSKYFSAAARKRGYIHNLPIGNRFPLLPIPPQTIHEALPMTKRWWPTWDSRTKLNCLQTCLASAQLTDRLRKAVEDYNDNPPLNIQKYVMEQCRKWNLVWVGKNKVAPLEPDEIESLLGFAKNHTRGGGISRTERLKGLGNSFQVDTVAYHLSALKDMYPNGMTVLSLFSGIGGAEVALYRLGIHLKTVVSVEISETSRNILRSWWESTNQSGNLIDIDDVQKLDADKLEQLINSFGGFDLVIGGSPCNNLSGSNRVSRDGLEGLMFC; this is encoded by the exons ATGCATAACAAAGGCTTTTGCGGAATG GGTTCGAATGTGGATAACGAAGGTAGTGATAGTTTTGGTTGGGATACCGAAGATGAGCAAGAACTTATGTTGCCGTCCAGTGCGAGTCCAACATGTTTTGGTAATGGTTTTGTAGGATGTTCTGATGAG GCAAGTTCATCTGCTGGGCCTTCTACTAAGTTGATCTCACACTTTGTTGGAATGGGTTTCTCAAGAGACATGGTATTGATGGCAATCGATGAAAATG GAGAAGCAAATACGGACGCAATACTGGAGACCCTGCTAACGTATTCA GCTCTTGAGAAGTCTCCGCCAAAAACGGAACATGTTGCTTGTGAAGGAGAACAATTTGCGTCAGAATGGAGTTCTTCTGAAAGTGCAGGGGATTTTTTGGATGATTTCTCAGATGAGGATTATCTCGGGAGCGAG GACAACGATGAGAATCTGTCAGAGATGGAGAGGACTTTAAAGCAGCTCGTGGGTATGGGTTACCCTGCAGCTGAGGCTGCAATTGCTATTGAAAGATGTG GCCAAGATGCTTCAATTATGGAGCTGACTGATTTTTTATGTGCTGCTCAAATGGCCAAGGCAGCAGATGCTCTATTGGAGGAGCTACCTCGTTTTGGTTCCAATGAAGGAGAG CAACGACGAAATTACTTCAATGGTGATCCACGTAAGAAGAAAAGATTTTATGCAGATGATAATTGGGAAAGAAAAAGACAGAAACAACGAGTAAGACGTAGAGATCCAGATGAAGAGATAGATACCACCATTATACCAAATCCTATGGTTGGTTTTGGAATTCCAGGTGAACCTTGGCGGGCAAGACATCAAAGAACACTTCCAGATGAAGCTATTGGACCACCGTACTTCTATTATGAGAATGTAGCTCTTGCCCCAAAAGGTGTTTGGAGCACGATTTCTCGTTACTTATTTGAGATTGAGCCAGAGTTTGTAGATTCAAAGTACTTCAGTGCAGCAGCCAGAAAAAGAGGCTACATACATAATCTTCCAATTGGCAATAGGTTTCCTCTTTTACCGATTCCCCCACAGACAATCCATGAAGCATTGCCGATGACAAAAAGGTGGTGGCCTACATGGGATTCTCGAACAAAGTTGAATTGTTTACAAACGTGTTTGGCGAGTGCACAATTGACTGACAGGTTGCGCAAGGCTGTTGAGGATTATAATGATAACCCACCTCTTAATATCCAAAAGTATGTAATGGAGCAATGCAGAAAGTGGAATTTAGTTTGGGTTGGAAAAAACAAAGTTGCTCCTCTTGAGCCGGACGAGATAGAGTCTTTATTAGGTTTTGCTAAAAACCACACACGCGGAGGTGGAATCAGTAGGACGGAAAGATTAAAAGGACTTGGCAATTCCTTTCAG GTTGACACCGTTGCCTACCATCTTTCGGCCTTGAAGGATATGTACCCAAACGGCATGACAGTCCTCTCGCTTTTCTCTGGTATTGGCGGTGCCGAAGTTGCTCTATATCGGCTTGGTATCCATTTGAAAACAGTTGTTTCTGTTGAAATTTCAGAAACAAGTAGAAACATTCTTCGTAGTTGGTGGGAGTCTACAAATCAAAGTGGAAATCTGATTGATATCGATGATGTGCAAAAATTAGACGCTGATAAGTTAGAGCAATTGATCAACTCATTTGGCGGATTTGATTTAGTAATTGGAGGAAGCCCGTGTAACAATTTAAGTGGCAGTAACCGAGTGAGTCGAGATGGGCTTGAGG GGTTAATGTTTTGTTGA
- the LOC113347625 gene encoding DNA (cytosine-5)-methyltransferase DRM2-like isoform X2: MHNKGFCGMGSNVDNEGSDSFGWDTEDEQELMLPSSASPTCFGNGFVGCSDEASSSAGPSTKLISHFVGMGFSRDMVLMAIDENGEANTDAILETLLTYSALEKSPPKTEHVACEGEQFASEWSSSESAGDFLDDFSDEDYLGSEDNDENLSEMERTLKQLVGMGYPAAEAAIAIERCGQDASIMELTDFLCAAQMAKAADALLEELPRFGSNEGEQRRNYFNGDPRKKKRFYADDNWERKRQKQRVRRRDPDEEIDTTIIPNPMVGFGIPGEPWRARHQRTLPDEAIGPPYFYYENVALAPKGVWSTISRYLFEIEPEFVDSKYFSAAARKRGYIHNLPIGNRFPLLPIPPQTIHEALPMTKRWWPTWDSRTKLNCLQTCLASAQLTDRLRKAVEDYNDNPPLNIQKYVMEQCRKWNLVWVGKNKVAPLEPDEIESLLGFAKNHTRGGGISRTERLKGLGNSFQVDTVAYHLSALKDMYPNGMTVLSLFSGIGGAEVALYRLGIHLKTVVSVEISETSRNILRSWWESTNQSGNLIDIDDVQKLDADKLEQLINSFGGFDLVIGGSPCNNLSGSNRVSRDGLEGTKASCQGCISGNGFYMWKPVFLEISLHNDMSL, encoded by the exons ATGCATAACAAAGGCTTTTGCGGAATG GGTTCGAATGTGGATAACGAAGGTAGTGATAGTTTTGGTTGGGATACCGAAGATGAGCAAGAACTTATGTTGCCGTCCAGTGCGAGTCCAACATGTTTTGGTAATGGTTTTGTAGGATGTTCTGATGAG GCAAGTTCATCTGCTGGGCCTTCTACTAAGTTGATCTCACACTTTGTTGGAATGGGTTTCTCAAGAGACATGGTATTGATGGCAATCGATGAAAATG GAGAAGCAAATACGGACGCAATACTGGAGACCCTGCTAACGTATTCA GCTCTTGAGAAGTCTCCGCCAAAAACGGAACATGTTGCTTGTGAAGGAGAACAATTTGCGTCAGAATGGAGTTCTTCTGAAAGTGCAGGGGATTTTTTGGATGATTTCTCAGATGAGGATTATCTCGGGAGCGAG GACAACGATGAGAATCTGTCAGAGATGGAGAGGACTTTAAAGCAGCTCGTGGGTATGGGTTACCCTGCAGCTGAGGCTGCAATTGCTATTGAAAGATGTG GCCAAGATGCTTCAATTATGGAGCTGACTGATTTTTTATGTGCTGCTCAAATGGCCAAGGCAGCAGATGCTCTATTGGAGGAGCTACCTCGTTTTGGTTCCAATGAAGGAGAG CAACGACGAAATTACTTCAATGGTGATCCACGTAAGAAGAAAAGATTTTATGCAGATGATAATTGGGAAAGAAAAAGACAGAAACAACGAGTAAGACGTAGAGATCCAGATGAAGAGATAGATACCACCATTATACCAAATCCTATGGTTGGTTTTGGAATTCCAGGTGAACCTTGGCGGGCAAGACATCAAAGAACACTTCCAGATGAAGCTATTGGACCACCGTACTTCTATTATGAGAATGTAGCTCTTGCCCCAAAAGGTGTTTGGAGCACGATTTCTCGTTACTTATTTGAGATTGAGCCAGAGTTTGTAGATTCAAAGTACTTCAGTGCAGCAGCCAGAAAAAGAGGCTACATACATAATCTTCCAATTGGCAATAGGTTTCCTCTTTTACCGATTCCCCCACAGACAATCCATGAAGCATTGCCGATGACAAAAAGGTGGTGGCCTACATGGGATTCTCGAACAAAGTTGAATTGTTTACAAACGTGTTTGGCGAGTGCACAATTGACTGACAGGTTGCGCAAGGCTGTTGAGGATTATAATGATAACCCACCTCTTAATATCCAAAAGTATGTAATGGAGCAATGCAGAAAGTGGAATTTAGTTTGGGTTGGAAAAAACAAAGTTGCTCCTCTTGAGCCGGACGAGATAGAGTCTTTATTAGGTTTTGCTAAAAACCACACACGCGGAGGTGGAATCAGTAGGACGGAAAGATTAAAAGGACTTGGCAATTCCTTTCAG GTTGACACCGTTGCCTACCATCTTTCGGCCTTGAAGGATATGTACCCAAACGGCATGACAGTCCTCTCGCTTTTCTCTGGTATTGGCGGTGCCGAAGTTGCTCTATATCGGCTTGGTATCCATTTGAAAACAGTTGTTTCTGTTGAAATTTCAGAAACAAGTAGAAACATTCTTCGTAGTTGGTGGGAGTCTACAAATCAAAGTGGAAATCTGATTGATATCGATGATGTGCAAAAATTAGACGCTGATAAGTTAGAGCAATTGATCAACTCATTTGGCGGATTTGATTTAGTAATTGGAGGAAGCCCGTGTAACAATTTAAGTGGCAGTAACCGAGTGAGTCGAGATGGGCTTGAGG
- the LOC113347625 gene encoding DNA (cytosine-5)-methyltransferase DRM2-like isoform X1 — protein MHNKGFCGMGSNVDNEGSDSFGWDTEDEQELMLPSSASPTCFGNGFVGCSDEASSSAGPSTKLISHFVGMGFSRDMVLMAIDENGEANTDAILETLLTYSALEKSPPKTEHVACEGEQFASEWSSSESAGDFLDDFSDEDYLGSEDNDENLSEMERTLKQLVGMGYPAAEAAIAIERCGQDASIMELTDFLCAAQMAKAADALLEELPRFGSNEGEQRRNYFNGDPRKKKRFYADDNWERKRQKQRVRRRDPDEEIDTTIIPNPMVGFGIPGEPWRARHQRTLPDEAIGPPYFYYENVALAPKGVWSTISRYLFEIEPEFVDSKYFSAAARKRGYIHNLPIGNRFPLLPIPPQTIHEALPMTKRWWPTWDSRTKLNCLQTCLASAQLTDRLRKAVEDYNDNPPLNIQKYVMEQCRKWNLVWVGKNKVAPLEPDEIESLLGFAKNHTRGGGISRTERLKGLGNSFQVDTVAYHLSALKDMYPNGMTVLSLFSGIGGAEVALYRLGIHLKTVVSVEISETSRNILRSWWESTNQSGNLIDIDDVQKLDADKLEQLINSFGGFDLVIGGSPCNNLSGSNRVSRDGLEGFDYAGTKASCQGCISGNGFYMWKPVFLEISLHNDMSL, from the exons ATGCATAACAAAGGCTTTTGCGGAATG GGTTCGAATGTGGATAACGAAGGTAGTGATAGTTTTGGTTGGGATACCGAAGATGAGCAAGAACTTATGTTGCCGTCCAGTGCGAGTCCAACATGTTTTGGTAATGGTTTTGTAGGATGTTCTGATGAG GCAAGTTCATCTGCTGGGCCTTCTACTAAGTTGATCTCACACTTTGTTGGAATGGGTTTCTCAAGAGACATGGTATTGATGGCAATCGATGAAAATG GAGAAGCAAATACGGACGCAATACTGGAGACCCTGCTAACGTATTCA GCTCTTGAGAAGTCTCCGCCAAAAACGGAACATGTTGCTTGTGAAGGAGAACAATTTGCGTCAGAATGGAGTTCTTCTGAAAGTGCAGGGGATTTTTTGGATGATTTCTCAGATGAGGATTATCTCGGGAGCGAG GACAACGATGAGAATCTGTCAGAGATGGAGAGGACTTTAAAGCAGCTCGTGGGTATGGGTTACCCTGCAGCTGAGGCTGCAATTGCTATTGAAAGATGTG GCCAAGATGCTTCAATTATGGAGCTGACTGATTTTTTATGTGCTGCTCAAATGGCCAAGGCAGCAGATGCTCTATTGGAGGAGCTACCTCGTTTTGGTTCCAATGAAGGAGAG CAACGACGAAATTACTTCAATGGTGATCCACGTAAGAAGAAAAGATTTTATGCAGATGATAATTGGGAAAGAAAAAGACAGAAACAACGAGTAAGACGTAGAGATCCAGATGAAGAGATAGATACCACCATTATACCAAATCCTATGGTTGGTTTTGGAATTCCAGGTGAACCTTGGCGGGCAAGACATCAAAGAACACTTCCAGATGAAGCTATTGGACCACCGTACTTCTATTATGAGAATGTAGCTCTTGCCCCAAAAGGTGTTTGGAGCACGATTTCTCGTTACTTATTTGAGATTGAGCCAGAGTTTGTAGATTCAAAGTACTTCAGTGCAGCAGCCAGAAAAAGAGGCTACATACATAATCTTCCAATTGGCAATAGGTTTCCTCTTTTACCGATTCCCCCACAGACAATCCATGAAGCATTGCCGATGACAAAAAGGTGGTGGCCTACATGGGATTCTCGAACAAAGTTGAATTGTTTACAAACGTGTTTGGCGAGTGCACAATTGACTGACAGGTTGCGCAAGGCTGTTGAGGATTATAATGATAACCCACCTCTTAATATCCAAAAGTATGTAATGGAGCAATGCAGAAAGTGGAATTTAGTTTGGGTTGGAAAAAACAAAGTTGCTCCTCTTGAGCCGGACGAGATAGAGTCTTTATTAGGTTTTGCTAAAAACCACACACGCGGAGGTGGAATCAGTAGGACGGAAAGATTAAAAGGACTTGGCAATTCCTTTCAG GTTGACACCGTTGCCTACCATCTTTCGGCCTTGAAGGATATGTACCCAAACGGCATGACAGTCCTCTCGCTTTTCTCTGGTATTGGCGGTGCCGAAGTTGCTCTATATCGGCTTGGTATCCATTTGAAAACAGTTGTTTCTGTTGAAATTTCAGAAACAAGTAGAAACATTCTTCGTAGTTGGTGGGAGTCTACAAATCAAAGTGGAAATCTGATTGATATCGATGATGTGCAAAAATTAGACGCTGATAAGTTAGAGCAATTGATCAACTCATTTGGCGGATTTGATTTAGTAATTGGAGGAAGCCCGTGTAACAATTTAAGTGGCAGTAACCGAGTGAGTCGAGATGGGCTTGAGG
- the LOC113347625 gene encoding DNA (cytosine-5)-methyltransferase DRM2-like isoform X6, which translates to MSSSAGPSTKLISHFVGMGFSRDMVLMAIDENGEANTDAILETLLTYSALEKSPPKTEHVACEGEQFASEWSSSESAGDFLDDFSDEDYLGSEDNDENLSEMERTLKQLVGMGYPAAEAAIAIERCGQDASIMELTDFLCAAQMAKAADALLEELPRFGSNEGEQRRNYFNGDPRKKKRFYADDNWERKRQKQRVRRRDPDEEIDTTIIPNPMVGFGIPGEPWRARHQRTLPDEAIGPPYFYYENVALAPKGVWSTISRYLFEIEPEFVDSKYFSAAARKRGYIHNLPIGNRFPLLPIPPQTIHEALPMTKRWWPTWDSRTKLNCLQTCLASAQLTDRLRKAVEDYNDNPPLNIQKYVMEQCRKWNLVWVGKNKVAPLEPDEIESLLGFAKNHTRGGGISRTERLKGLGNSFQVDTVAYHLSALKDMYPNGMTVLSLFSGIGGAEVALYRLGIHLKTVVSVEISETSRNILRSWWESTNQSGNLIDIDDVQKLDADKLEQLINSFGGFDLVIGGSPCNNLSGSNRVSRDGLEGFDYAGTKASCQGCISGNGFYMWKPVFLEISLHNDMSL; encoded by the exons ATGAG TTCATCTGCTGGGCCTTCTACTAAGTTGATCTCACACTTTGTTGGAATGGGTTTCTCAAGAGACATGGTATTGATGGCAATCGATGAAAATG GAGAAGCAAATACGGACGCAATACTGGAGACCCTGCTAACGTATTCA GCTCTTGAGAAGTCTCCGCCAAAAACGGAACATGTTGCTTGTGAAGGAGAACAATTTGCGTCAGAATGGAGTTCTTCTGAAAGTGCAGGGGATTTTTTGGATGATTTCTCAGATGAGGATTATCTCGGGAGCGAG GACAACGATGAGAATCTGTCAGAGATGGAGAGGACTTTAAAGCAGCTCGTGGGTATGGGTTACCCTGCAGCTGAGGCTGCAATTGCTATTGAAAGATGTG GCCAAGATGCTTCAATTATGGAGCTGACTGATTTTTTATGTGCTGCTCAAATGGCCAAGGCAGCAGATGCTCTATTGGAGGAGCTACCTCGTTTTGGTTCCAATGAAGGAGAG CAACGACGAAATTACTTCAATGGTGATCCACGTAAGAAGAAAAGATTTTATGCAGATGATAATTGGGAAAGAAAAAGACAGAAACAACGAGTAAGACGTAGAGATCCAGATGAAGAGATAGATACCACCATTATACCAAATCCTATGGTTGGTTTTGGAATTCCAGGTGAACCTTGGCGGGCAAGACATCAAAGAACACTTCCAGATGAAGCTATTGGACCACCGTACTTCTATTATGAGAATGTAGCTCTTGCCCCAAAAGGTGTTTGGAGCACGATTTCTCGTTACTTATTTGAGATTGAGCCAGAGTTTGTAGATTCAAAGTACTTCAGTGCAGCAGCCAGAAAAAGAGGCTACATACATAATCTTCCAATTGGCAATAGGTTTCCTCTTTTACCGATTCCCCCACAGACAATCCATGAAGCATTGCCGATGACAAAAAGGTGGTGGCCTACATGGGATTCTCGAACAAAGTTGAATTGTTTACAAACGTGTTTGGCGAGTGCACAATTGACTGACAGGTTGCGCAAGGCTGTTGAGGATTATAATGATAACCCACCTCTTAATATCCAAAAGTATGTAATGGAGCAATGCAGAAAGTGGAATTTAGTTTGGGTTGGAAAAAACAAAGTTGCTCCTCTTGAGCCGGACGAGATAGAGTCTTTATTAGGTTTTGCTAAAAACCACACACGCGGAGGTGGAATCAGTAGGACGGAAAGATTAAAAGGACTTGGCAATTCCTTTCAG GTTGACACCGTTGCCTACCATCTTTCGGCCTTGAAGGATATGTACCCAAACGGCATGACAGTCCTCTCGCTTTTCTCTGGTATTGGCGGTGCCGAAGTTGCTCTATATCGGCTTGGTATCCATTTGAAAACAGTTGTTTCTGTTGAAATTTCAGAAACAAGTAGAAACATTCTTCGTAGTTGGTGGGAGTCTACAAATCAAAGTGGAAATCTGATTGATATCGATGATGTGCAAAAATTAGACGCTGATAAGTTAGAGCAATTGATCAACTCATTTGGCGGATTTGATTTAGTAATTGGAGGAAGCCCGTGTAACAATTTAAGTGGCAGTAACCGAGTGAGTCGAGATGGGCTTGAGG